In one Xyrauchen texanus isolate HMW12.3.18 chromosome 18, RBS_HiC_50CHRs, whole genome shotgun sequence genomic region, the following are encoded:
- the LOC127658585 gene encoding ubiquitin-conjugating enzyme E2 A-like: MSTPARRRLMRDFKRLQEDPPAGVSGAPSENNIMVWNAVIFGPEGTPFEDGTFKLTVEFTEEYPNKPPTVRFVSKMFHPNVYADGSICLDILQNRWSPTYDVSSILTSIQSLLDEPNPNSPANSQAAQLYQENKREYEKRVSAIVEQSWRDS, from the exons ATGTCTACTCCTGCTAGAAGGCGACTCATGCGAGATTTTAAGCG GCTCCAGGAGGATCCCCCCGCCGGTGTTAGTGGAGCTCCATCTGAAAACAACATTATGGTCTGGAATGCAGTTATATTTGG TCCAGAGGGAACACCTTTTGAAGATG GTACATTCAAGCTAACTGTTGAGTTCACAGAAGAATATCCAAACAAGCCCCCCACTGTGCGGTTTGTCTCAAAGATGTTTCATCCAAATG TGTATGCCGATGGCAGTATCTGCTTAGATATTCTCCAGAATCGGTGGAGTCCAACTTATGATGTTTCTTCCATTCTCACATCAATCCAG TCCCTTCTAGATGAGCCAAATCCCAACAGCCCAGCAAACAGCCAGGCAGCACAGCTGTATCAAGAAAACAAACGAGAATATGAGAAACGTGTGTCAGCAATTGTAGAGCAGAGCTGGAGGGACAGTTga